In Candidatus Bathyarchaeota archaeon, a single genomic region encodes these proteins:
- a CDS encoding aldehyde ferredoxin oxidoreductase produces KGAVDMVGICYFTTVWSDKNLLGPEDLAKLFSTATGIKLRADELMEIGRRVHNVEKAFNTLHAGFTRKDDYPPKRFMVEPVKTGPNRGEKLDEKMWGKMLDEYYRIHGWDVESGWQTAKCLDELGLTEVKQRLSQAGRLIE; encoded by the coding sequence CAAGGGCGCAGTAGACATGGTAGGCATCTGCTACTTCACAACAGTCTGGAGCGACAAGAACCTTCTAGGCCCCGAAGACCTTGCAAAACTGTTTTCAACAGCAACCGGAATAAAGCTAAGGGCGGATGAGTTGATGGAAATAGGCAGAAGAGTCCACAACGTAGAGAAGGCCTTCAACACCCTCCACGCAGGCTTCACACGGAAAGACGACTATCCACCAAAAAGATTCATGGTCGAACCTGTAAAGACCGGGCCAAATAGAGGAGAGAAACTTGATGAGAAGATGTGGGGAAAGATGCTTGACGAATATTATCGGATCCACGGTTGGGATGTTGAAAGTGGATGGCAGACAGCAAAATGTTTAGATGAATTGGGACTTACCGAAGTTAAACAGAGACTAAGCCAAGCAGGCAGACTCATCGAATGA